The following are encoded together in the Glycine max cultivar Williams 82 chromosome 8, Glycine_max_v4.0, whole genome shotgun sequence genome:
- the LOC100781243 gene encoding tobamovirus multiplication protein 3: MVARGVPAMAVVAVAALDLTESSNWWRDINRSPLWQDRIFHLLSILYGIVAAVALVQLVRIQWRVPEYGWTTQKVFHFLNFIVNGVRCFVFVFRRDVQKLQPEIVQHILLDMPSLAFFTTYALLVLFWAEIYYQARAVSTDGLRPSFYTINAVVYVIQITLWLILWWKPISVLVILSKMFFAGVSLFAALGFLLYGGRLFLMLQRFPVESKGRRKKLQEVGYVTTICFSCFLIRCVMMCFNAFDKAADLDVLYHPILNFMYYLLVEILPSTLVLFILRKLPPKRGITQYHPIR, encoded by the exons ATGGTGGCGAGAGGCGTGCCGGCGATGGCGGTGGTGGCCGTTGCCGCCCTTGACTTGACGGAATCCTCCAACTGGTGGCGGGACATCAACCGCTCCCCGCTCTGGCAGGATCGCATCTTCCACCTCCTCTCCATCCTCTACGGAATCGTCGCCGCCGTCGCTCTA GTTCAATTAGTTCGAATACAATGGAGAGTGCCGGAGTATGGTTGGACCACGCAGAAGGTCTTTCACTTTCTCAATTTCATTGTGAATGGGG TTCggtgttttgtttttgtcttccGTCGGGATGTGCAGAAGTTGCAGCCAGAG ATTGTCCAACATATCTTACTTGACATGCCTAGTCTTGCTTTCTTTACAACTTATGCGCTGTTGGTACTGTTCTGGGCTGAGATTTATTACCAG GCACGTGCCGTATCTACTGATGGTCTCAGACCAAGTTTCTATACGATTAATGCTGTGGTTTATGTTATTCAG aTTACTTTATGGTTAATATTATGGTGGAAACCTATCAGCGTGCTAGTCATCCTGTCTAAGATGTTCTTTGCAG GGGTTTCTTTGTTTGCAGCCCTTGGTTTTCTTCTTTACGGTGGAAG ACTATTCTTGATGCTGCAACGCTTTCCTGTTGAATCCAAAGGTCGACGCAAGAAGCTACAAGAG GTTGGCTATGTGACTACCATATGCTTTTCATGCTTCCTTATCAGATGTGTTATG ATGTGCTTTAATGCATTTGATAAAGCTGCCGACCTTGATGTCTTGTACCATCCCATTCTGAATTTTATGTATTACCTG TTGGTGGAAATATTGCCTTCTACTTTGGTCCTTTTCATTTTGAGGAAGCTTCCTCCCAAGCGTGGTATCACTCAATATCACCCAATTCGCTGA
- the LOC100781791 gene encoding glutamate decarboxylase 1, protein MVFPKPASESDLFLHSNFASRYARDSLPRFSIPEDSMPKEAAYQNIHDELQLDAIPKLNLASFVTTSMEEECNKLIMESINKNYVDMDEYPITTDLHNRCVNMIARLFHAEIGENEIATGAGTVGSSEAIMLAGLAFKKKWQNKRKEEGKPYDKPNLVTGSNVQVCWEKFARYFEVELREVEVREGYYVMDPAKAVEMVDENTICVAAILGSTYNGEFEDVKLLNDLLLEKNKQTGWDTPIHVDAASGGFIAPFLYPELEWDFRLPLVKSINVSGHKYGLVYAGIGWVIWRTKDDLPEDLVFHINYLGADQPTFTLNFSKGSSQIIAQYYQLIRLGQEGYRSIMENCRENAMVLKEDLEKSGHFNILSKDDGVPVVAFSLKDRSRYDEFKISEMLRRHGWIVPAYPMPPAAQHINVLRVVIRAEFSRTLAERLAFDIHNVMDELEKLHPPIVTKNTKEENKAMVENGVKNTALDAHREIIAQESNKRQKIMAA, encoded by the exons ATGGTTTTTCCAAAACCCGCTTCTGAGTCTGATCTCTTTCTTCATTCCAACTTTGCTTCTCGTTATGCCAGGGACTCTCTTCCCAG GTTCAGCATACCCGAGGACTCCATGCCAAAGGAGGCTGCGTATCAGAACATACACGATGAGTTGCAGCTTGATGCAATTCCAAAGCTGAACTTGGCTTCCTTTGTGACAACTTCCATGGAAGAAGAGTGCAACAAGCTCATCATGGAATCGATAAACAAGAACTATGTCGACATGGACGAATATCCTATCACCACTGACCTTCAC AATCGGTGCGTGAACATGATAGCACGTTTATTCCATGCTGAAATTGGAGAAAATGAGATTGCAACTGGAGCAggaaccgttggatcatctgaGGCCATAATGCTGGCAGGGCTTGCATTCAAGAAGAAGTGGCAGAACAAGCGCAAGGAAGAGGGAAAGCCTTATGATAAGCCAAATTTGGTGACTGGTTCCAACGTGCAGGTATGTTGGGAGAAATTTGCGAGGTATTTTGAAGTGGAGTTGAGAGAAGTGGAGGTGAGGGAAGGCTACTATGTGATGGACCCTGCCAAAGCAGTTGAAATGGTTGATGAGAACACTATTTGTGTGGCTGCAATCTTGGGTTCAACTTACAATGGAGAGTTCGAAGATGTCAAGCTCCTAAATGACCTATTGCTAGAAAAAAACAAGCAAACTGG atgGGATACACCTATTCATGTGGATGCTGCAAGTGGTGGCTTTATTGCTCCATTCCTTTATCCAGAGTTAGAATGGGATTTTAGACTCCCATTGGTGAAGAGCATAAATGTTAGTGGCCACAAGTATGGGCTTGTTTATGCTGGCATTGGTTGGGTTATTTGGAGGACCAAGGATGACTTACCAGAAGACCTTGTCTTCCATATTAATTACCTTGGAGCTGACCAACCCACCTTCACCCTCAATTTCTCTAAAG GTTCTAGCCAGATCATTGCTCAATATTATCAGCTAATTCGTCTTGGCCAAGAG GGGTACCGAAGCATAATGGAGAACTGCAGAGAAAATGCAATGGTGCTGAAGGAAGATTTGGAGAAAAGTGGTCACTTTAACATTCTCTCAAAAGACGATGGTGTTCCTGTGGTGGCATTTTCTCTCAAAGACAGAAGCCGGTACGATGAGTTCAAGATATCAGAGATGTTGCGCCGCCACGGTTGGATCGTGCCGGCGTATCCAATGCCACCTGCTGCTCAACACATCAATGTGCTCCGTGTGGTCATCAGGGCTGAGTTTTCACGCACCCTTGCTGAACGCCTTGCGTTTGACATACACAATGTGATGGATGAACTTGAAAAGTTGCATCCCCCCATAGTGACCAAAAACACAAAGGAAGAGAACAAGGCCATGGTTGAAAATGGGGTGAAGAACACTGCATTGGATGCACACAGGGAAATCATTGCTCAAGAATCCAACAAGCGTCAGAAAATCATGGCAGCTTAG
- the LOC100782330 gene encoding glutamate decarboxylase 1 gives MVFPKPSSESDLFLCSNFASRYARDSLPRFSMPENSMPKEAAYQNIHDELQLDAIPKLNLASFVTTSMEEECNKLIMESINKNYVDMDEYPATTDLHNRCVNMIARMFHAEIGENENATGAGTVGSSEAIMLAGLAFKKKWQNKRKAEGKPYDKPNLVTGSNVQVCWEKFARYFEVELREVEVREGYYVMDPAKAVELVDENTICVAAILGSTYNGEFEDVKLLNDLLLEKNKQTGWDTPIHVDAASGGFIAPFLYPELEWDFRLPLVKSINVSGHKYGLVYAGIGWVIWRTKDDLPEDLVFHINYLGADQPTFTLNFSKGSSQIIAQYYQLIRLGHEGYRSIMENCRDNAMVLKESLEKSGHFNILSKDNGVPVVAFSLKDRSQYDEYKISEMLRRHGWIVPAYPMPPAAQHINVLRVVIRAEFSRTLAERLVFDIYNVLHELEKLHPPKVTNFIKEENKALVETGVKKTALDAHREIIAQESNKRQKIMAA, from the exons ATGGTTTTTCCAAAACCCTCTTCTGAGTCTGACCTCTTTCTTTGTTCCAACTTTGCTTCTCGCTATGCCAGGGACTCTCTTCCCAG GTTCAGCATGCCAGAGAACTCCATGCCTAAGGAGGCTGCGTACCAAAACATTCACGATGAGTTGCAGCTTGATGCAATTCCAAAGCTGAACTTGGCTTCTTTTGTGACCACTTCCATGGAAGAAGAGTGCAACAAACTCATCATGGAATCCATCAACAAGAACTATGTTGACATGGACGAGTATCCTGCCACCACTGACCTTCAC AATCGATGTGTGAACATGATAGCACGTATGTTCCATGCTGAGATCGGAGAAAATGAGAATGCAACTGGAGCAGGAACAGTTGGATCATCAGAGGCCATAATGCTGGCAGGGCTTGCATTCAAGAAGAAGTGGCAGAACAAGCGCAAGGCAGAGGGAAAGCCTTATGATAAGCCAAATTTGGTGACTGGTTCCAATGTGCAAGTATGTTGGGAGAAATTTGCAAGGTATTTTGAGGTGGAGTTGAGGGAAGTGGAGGTCAGAGAAGGCTATTATGTCATGGACCCTGCCAAAGCCGTTGAACTTGTTGATGAGAACACTATTTGTGTGGCTGCAATCTTGGGTTCAACTTACAATGGAGAGTTCGAAGATGTCAAGCTTTTAAATGACCTGTTGCTAGAAAAAAACAAGCAAACTGG ATGGGATACGCCTATTCACGTGGATGCTGCAAGTGGTGGGTTTATTGCTCCATTCCTATATCCAGAGCTAGAATGGGATTTCAGACTCCCATTGGTGAAGAGCATAAATGTTAGTGGCCACAAGTATGGGCTTGTTTATGCTGGCATTGGTTGGGTTATTTGGAGGACCAAGGATGACTTGCCAGAAGACCTTGTCTTCCATATTAACTACCTTGGAGCTGACCAACCCACCTTCACCCTCAATTTCTCTAAAG GTTCTAGTCAGATCATTGCTCAATATTATCAGCTAATTCGCCTTGGCCATGAG GGATACCGTAGCATAATGGAGAACTGCAGAGACAATGCAATGGTGCTGAAGGAAAGTTTGGAGAAGAGTGGACACTTTAACAtactctcaaaagacaatggtGTTCCTGTTGTGGCATTTTCTCTAAAGGACAGAAGCCAGTACGATGAGTACAAGATATCAGAGATGTTGCGTCGCCACGGTTGGATTGTGCCGGCATATCCAATGCCACCAGCTGCTCAACACATCAATGTGCTCCGTGTGGTCATCAGGGCTGAGTTTTCACGCACCCTTGCTGAACGCCTTGTGTTTGACATATACAATGTGCTGCATGAACTTGAAAAGCTACATCCCCCCAAAGTGACCAACTTCATTAAGGAAGAAAACAAGGCCTTGGTTGAAACTGGTGTCAAGAAAACTGCATTGGATGCACATAGGGAAATCATTGCTCAAGAATCAAACAAGCGTCAGAAAATTATGGCTGCCTAA